One genomic region from Candidatus Binatia bacterium encodes:
- a CDS encoding outer membrane beta-barrel protein, translated as MFSNLANPAIGMNALFSVQAAHNLARAYGFDFDEAEISLLSVVDPYWTFTSNIVFLPDHTIDPEEVWVRNTSLTSIQLKLGQLRGTFGKHGLLHTHAFPFIQAPIMMANTIGEEGFKDPGLEASWLTPLPWYAELTGGAYKAVGVDDDHPLDLGSTRHDNIPWLGHFKSQFDLNDETTMELGQSILEGRGSDGHRHAAYGADATIRNVPARSSNRKGWILQGEYIQKASYPGGSYHREADGGYASFQYRFSQVWWGGVRGERARRSFTDFMVDEAGDPIPGTVNRGSVNIAWTPSEFSFIRLEYSHAKADRGTHPTDDRIMVQMSYTIGFHPAHAY; from the coding sequence ATGTTCTCGAACCTCGCCAATCCGGCGATCGGGATGAACGCGCTCTTTTCCGTGCAGGCCGCGCACAATCTGGCGCGAGCCTACGGGTTCGACTTCGACGAGGCCGAGATCAGCCTGCTCTCGGTCGTGGATCCCTACTGGACGTTCACGAGCAACATCGTGTTCCTGCCGGACCACACGATCGATCCCGAGGAGGTGTGGGTCCGCAATACGAGCCTCACTTCGATTCAGCTCAAGCTTGGCCAACTTCGCGGGACGTTCGGGAAGCACGGCCTCCTTCACACCCATGCCTTTCCCTTCATTCAGGCGCCGATCATGATGGCCAACACGATCGGGGAGGAAGGATTCAAGGACCCTGGGCTCGAGGCATCGTGGTTGACGCCCCTTCCCTGGTACGCCGAGCTCACCGGGGGCGCCTACAAGGCCGTCGGGGTTGATGATGACCATCCTCTGGACCTCGGCTCCACGCGGCACGACAACATCCCGTGGCTCGGTCATTTCAAGAGCCAGTTCGACCTCAACGATGAGACGACGATGGAGCTCGGCCAGTCGATTCTCGAGGGCAGGGGCTCCGATGGGCATCGCCACGCCGCCTACGGCGCGGACGCCACCATCCGGAACGTGCCGGCACGCAGCTCGAACCGAAAAGGCTGGATCCTCCAGGGGGAGTACATCCAGAAGGCGTCCTACCCGGGAGGCTCGTATCACCGGGAGGCGGACGGCGGCTACGCCTCGTTCCAGTACCGGTTCTCGCAGGTCTGGTGGGGCGGGGTACGCGGCGAGCGGGCCCGCCGCAGCTTCACCGATTTCATGGTCGACGAAGCGGGCGATCCGATTCCCGGGACCGTCAACCGAGGGTCCGTGAACATCGCATGGACGCCCTCGGAGTTCTCGTTCATCCGGCTGGAATACAGCCACGCCAAGGCGGATCGCGGCACTCATCCCACCGACGACCGCATCATGGTCCAGATGAGCTACACCATTGGGTTCCACCCAGCCCATGCCTACTAG
- a CDS encoding metal ABC transporter substrate-binding protein, whose protein sequence is MKSIVRLALLLSLGLGLASPARADLKVATSLTDLASVAQFVGGKHVTAQSLCRGFEDPHFVPAKPSLMKAIQHADVYVSTGLELDGGWLPLVLPGSRNPKIQQGAKGFVDASRGVSVLEKPTGTVSRAAGDIHPLGNPHYYLDPKALEVVADHLANVFSGLDPANAAEYAANAKAFDERMETSLKKWEKEMAPYRGATIVPYHLNFIYFADRFGLKLFGTVEPKPGIPPNAHYIAQLSDNMKKSGVKVVTYQPYYNADAAKQLAKRAGGVAVEVPTEAGGMPGTDDVFSKFDFIVSSLSRALSGSQGGSR, encoded by the coding sequence ATGAAGTCCATCGTTCGACTTGCCCTGTTGCTCAGCCTCGGTCTGGGGCTCGCGTCTCCCGCCCGCGCCGACCTCAAGGTCGCGACCTCATTGACGGATCTGGCCTCGGTGGCGCAGTTCGTGGGCGGGAAGCACGTGACCGCCCAGAGCCTCTGCCGGGGGTTCGAGGATCCGCACTTCGTCCCCGCGAAGCCGAGTCTCATGAAGGCGATCCAGCACGCCGACGTCTACGTTTCGACCGGCCTCGAGCTCGATGGCGGTTGGCTCCCGCTCGTCTTGCCGGGGAGCCGCAATCCCAAGATCCAGCAAGGCGCCAAGGGATTCGTCGATGCGTCGCGCGGCGTGTCCGTGCTGGAAAAGCCTACCGGCACCGTGAGCCGGGCCGCGGGAGATATCCATCCCCTCGGCAACCCTCATTACTACCTGGATCCCAAGGCGCTCGAAGTGGTCGCCGATCACCTGGCCAACGTCTTCTCCGGACTGGATCCGGCAAACGCAGCCGAGTACGCGGCGAACGCAAAGGCGTTCGACGAACGGATGGAGACTTCATTGAAGAAGTGGGAGAAGGAGATGGCGCCGTACCGCGGCGCGACCATCGTGCCCTACCACCTGAACTTCATCTATTTCGCAGACCGGTTCGGGCTCAAGCTCTTCGGCACGGTCGAGCCCAAACCAGGCATTCCGCCCAACGCGCACTACATCGCCCAGCTCTCGGACAACATGAAGAAGTCGGGCGTCAAAGTCGTGACCTACCAGCCGTACTACAACGCTGACGCGGCCAAGCAACTCGCGAAGCGAGCTGGAGGCGTCGCCGTGGAGGTGCCGACCGAGGCGGGGGGCATGCCTGGAACGGATGACGTCTTTTCCAAGTTCGACTTCATTGTCTCGTCCCTTTCCCGGGCTCTGTCCGGCAGCCAGGGAGGATCGCGATGA